One genomic window of Comamonas serinivorans includes the following:
- a CDS encoding acetamidase/formamidase family protein yields the protein MLQQLHPTPTQFASGPMAGQYYVPSTLDTIAWGYLPNRKAKPVLTVPSGATVVFDTVSHEGLLEDQGRDAAAYFGAKGVPRDQVLPEAQAITSSKLAHDFDKDGPHIVTGPIAVEGAMPGDVLKVEILKVEPRVPYGVISNRHGKGTLVGEFPRTPQQAGASAAHPERYGNVSVFTPIEPGKRGWEGIIATPGGQKIRFPLAPFMGIMGVAANTDQPVHSVPPASHGGNVDVNDLGAGTTAYYPVQVPGALFYTGDSHFVQGDGEVALTALEGSARATFRISVLKQGRDTVPGKHLAQPMGETDAHWITLGLDPDLDEAMKKATREAIRFLVAEYGISEEQAYAYLSAATDFEVSQVVDRTKGIHSKIRKSDFDEFKAKP from the coding sequence GTGCTGCAGCAGCTGCACCCCACGCCCACGCAGTTCGCCTCGGGCCCCATGGCGGGCCAGTACTACGTGCCCTCCACCCTGGACACCATCGCCTGGGGTTACCTGCCCAACCGCAAGGCCAAGCCGGTGCTGACCGTGCCCTCGGGCGCCACCGTGGTCTTCGACACCGTCTCGCACGAAGGCCTGCTGGAAGACCAGGGCCGTGACGCGGCCGCCTACTTCGGCGCCAAGGGCGTGCCGCGCGACCAGGTGCTGCCCGAAGCCCAGGCCATCACCTCGTCCAAGCTGGCCCACGACTTCGACAAAGACGGCCCGCACATCGTCACCGGCCCCATTGCCGTCGAAGGCGCCATGCCGGGCGACGTGCTCAAGGTCGAGATCCTCAAGGTCGAGCCGCGCGTGCCCTACGGCGTGATCTCGAACCGGCATGGCAAGGGCACGCTGGTGGGCGAGTTCCCGCGCACGCCTCAGCAGGCCGGCGCCAGCGCCGCCCACCCCGAGCGCTACGGCAACGTCTCGGTGTTCACGCCCATCGAACCAGGCAAGCGCGGTTGGGAAGGCATCATCGCCACCCCGGGCGGCCAGAAGATCCGCTTCCCGCTGGCCCCCTTCATGGGCATCATGGGCGTGGCCGCGAACACCGACCAGCCCGTGCACTCGGTCCCTCCGGCCTCGCATGGCGGCAACGTGGACGTGAACGACCTGGGCGCCGGCACCACGGCCTACTACCCGGTGCAGGTGCCGGGCGCGCTGTTCTACACCGGCGACAGCCACTTCGTGCAGGGCGACGGCGAGGTCGCGCTGACGGCGCTGGAGGGCTCGGCCCGCGCCACCTTCCGCATCAGCGTGCTCAAGCAGGGGCGCGACACCGTGCCCGGCAAGCACCTGGCCCAGCCCATGGGCGAAACCGACGCGCACTGGATCACCCTGGGCCTGGACCCGGACCTGGACGAGGCCATGAAGAAGGCCACGCGCGAGGCCATCCGCTTCCTGGTCGCCGAATACGGCATCTCGGAAGAACAGGCCTACGCCTACCTGAGCGCCGCCACCGACTTCGAGGTGTCGCAGGTCGTGGACCGCACCAAGGGCATCCACTCCAAGATCCGCAAGTCGGACTTCGACGAGTTCAAGGCCAAGCCCTGA
- a CDS encoding Ig domain-containing protein translates to MGSTYAQPLTATGGIAPYTWSITAGALPDGLVLDPVTGAVSGMREAKKLPQDTHILVNLSGRGDKDADYVAKVLGI, encoded by the coding sequence GTGGGCAGCACCTACGCCCAGCCGCTGACCGCCACAGGGGGCATCGCGCCCTACACCTGGTCCATCACCGCGGGTGCACTGCCCGACGGGCTGGTGCTGGACCCGGTGACCGGCGCCGTCTCGGGCATGCGCGAGGCGAAGAAGCTGCCCCAGGACACGCACATCCTGGTCAACCTTTCGGGTCGCGGCGACAAGGACGCCGACTACGTGGCCAAGGTGCTGGGGATCTGA